One Micromonospora craniellae genomic region harbors:
- the pgm gene encoding phosphoglucomutase (alpha-D-glucose-1,6-bisphosphate-dependent): MSSHPRAGKPAEPADLVDVPRLVTAYYAEHPDPADPAQQVSFGTSGHRGSSLRNAFNSDHILAVTQALCDYRREQGVDGPLFLGRDTHALSTPAAVDALEVLAANEVTVLLDSRDGYTPTPAVSHAIGTHNRGRTSGLADGIVITPSHNPPDDGGFKYNPTHGGPADSDVTRWIQDRANAILAAGLKEVRRVPYARARAVDTTGTYDFLGAYVDDLPAAIDIDAIRDAGVRIGADPLGGASVDYWGEIAQRHRLELTVVNPTIDPTWRFMTLDGDGKIRMDCSSPNAMASLIAMCADYQVATGNDADADRHGIVTPDAGLMNPNHYLAVAIAHLFRTREQWGPDAAVGKTLVSSSMIDRVAADLGRPLLEVPVGFKWFVPGLLDGAVGFGGEESAGASFLRRDGGTWTTDKDGLLLCLLAAEIIAVTGRTPSEHWAELADRFGAPAYARIDAPATREQKAVLGKLSPEQVRATELAGEPITATLTTAPGNGAPIGGLKVTTASGWFAARPSGTEDVYKIYAESFQGPGHLARVQQEAQDLVTEVLSGA, translated from the coding sequence TTGAGCAGTCATCCCCGCGCAGGCAAGCCGGCCGAGCCCGCCGACCTGGTCGACGTACCGCGGCTGGTGACGGCCTACTACGCCGAGCATCCCGACCCGGCCGACCCGGCGCAGCAGGTCTCCTTCGGCACCTCGGGGCATCGCGGGTCGAGCCTGCGCAACGCCTTCAACTCCGACCACATCCTGGCGGTCACCCAGGCGCTCTGCGACTACCGCCGGGAGCAGGGCGTCGACGGGCCGCTGTTCCTCGGCCGGGACACCCACGCGCTCTCCACCCCGGCGGCCGTGGACGCCCTGGAGGTGCTCGCCGCCAACGAGGTCACCGTGCTGCTGGACAGCCGGGACGGCTACACCCCGACTCCGGCGGTCTCGCACGCCATCGGAACCCACAACCGGGGTCGCACCAGCGGGCTCGCCGACGGCATCGTGATCACCCCGTCGCACAACCCGCCGGACGACGGCGGGTTCAAGTACAACCCGACCCACGGTGGTCCGGCGGACTCCGACGTCACCCGATGGATCCAGGACCGCGCGAACGCGATCCTCGCCGCCGGGCTCAAGGAGGTGCGTCGCGTCCCGTACGCGCGGGCCCGCGCCGTCGACACCACCGGCACGTACGACTTCCTCGGCGCGTACGTGGACGACCTGCCGGCGGCCATCGACATCGACGCGATCCGCGACGCTGGGGTGCGCATCGGCGCCGACCCGCTCGGCGGCGCCAGCGTCGACTACTGGGGCGAGATCGCCCAGCGGCACCGGCTGGAGTTGACCGTGGTCAACCCGACCATCGACCCGACCTGGCGGTTCATGACCCTGGACGGCGACGGCAAGATCCGGATGGACTGCTCGTCGCCGAACGCGATGGCGTCGCTGATCGCGATGTGCGCCGACTACCAGGTGGCCACCGGCAACGACGCCGACGCCGACCGGCACGGCATCGTCACCCCGGACGCCGGGCTGATGAACCCGAACCACTATCTGGCGGTGGCGATCGCCCACCTGTTCCGGACCCGGGAGCAGTGGGGCCCGGACGCCGCCGTCGGCAAGACGCTGGTCTCCTCCTCGATGATCGACCGGGTCGCCGCCGACCTCGGGCGTCCACTGCTGGAGGTGCCGGTGGGCTTCAAGTGGTTCGTGCCCGGGCTGCTCGACGGCGCGGTGGGCTTCGGCGGTGAGGAGAGCGCGGGCGCCTCCTTCCTGCGCCGCGACGGCGGGACGTGGACCACCGACAAGGACGGCCTCCTGCTCTGCCTGCTCGCCGCCGAGATCATCGCCGTCACCGGCCGGACGCCCAGCGAGCACTGGGCCGAGCTGGCCGACCGGTTCGGTGCGCCCGCGTACGCCCGGATTGACGCGCCGGCCACCCGGGAGCAGAAGGCCGTGCTCGGCAAGCTCTCCCCGGAGCAGGTACGCGCCACCGAGCTGGCCGGGGAGCCGATCACCGCCACGCTCACCACCGCGCCCGGCAACGGCGCGCCGATCGGCGGGCTCAAGGTGACCACCGCCTCGGGCTGGTTCGCCGCCCGCCCGTCGGGCACCGAGGACGTCTACAAGATCTACGCCGAGTCGTTCCAGGGACCCGGGCACCTCGCCCGGGTCCAGCAGGAGGCGCAGGACCTGGTCACCGAGGTGCTGTCCGGCGCCTGA
- the glgC gene encoding glucose-1-phosphate adenylyltransferase, which produces MAAKVLAIVLAGGEGKRLMPLTTDRAKPAVPFGGMYRMVDFVLSNLANAGYLKIVVLTQYKSHSLDRHITKTWRMSTLLGNYVTPVPAQQRRGPWWFAGSADAIYQSFNLIYDEQPDYVIVFGADHIYRMDPRQMVEDHIASGAGVTVAGIRQPLSTADQFGVIEVGADGRRIRAFREKPTDAVGLPDAPDEIYASMGNYVFTTRTLIEAVERDAEDKTSKHDMGGSIIPMLVERGEANVYDFRDNEVPGSTDRDRGYWRDVGTLDSFYDAHMDLINVHPVFNLYNFDWPIYTEQPPYPPAKFVHQWGERVGRAVASMVSPGAVISGSLVENSIVAPKVKVHSWAHVDGAVLMEGVEIGRHAVVRRAILDKNVYVPEGAEIGVDLERDRQRYTVSDNGIVVIGKGQKVEP; this is translated from the coding sequence ATGGCTGCCAAGGTGCTCGCGATCGTCCTGGCCGGCGGAGAGGGCAAGCGCCTGATGCCGTTGACCACGGACCGGGCCAAGCCGGCCGTCCCGTTCGGCGGGATGTACCGCATGGTCGACTTCGTCCTCTCCAACCTGGCCAACGCCGGCTATCTGAAGATCGTCGTGCTGACCCAGTACAAGTCCCACTCCCTCGACCGGCACATCACCAAGACCTGGCGGATGTCGACGTTGCTCGGCAACTACGTGACGCCGGTGCCCGCGCAGCAGCGTCGGGGCCCCTGGTGGTTCGCCGGCTCCGCCGACGCGATCTACCAGAGCTTCAACCTGATCTACGACGAGCAGCCCGACTACGTGATCGTCTTCGGCGCCGACCACATCTATCGGATGGATCCCCGCCAGATGGTGGAGGACCACATCGCCTCCGGCGCCGGGGTGACCGTGGCCGGCATCCGGCAGCCGCTGTCCACCGCCGACCAGTTCGGTGTCATCGAGGTCGGCGCGGACGGCCGGCGGATCCGGGCCTTCCGCGAAAAGCCGACCGACGCGGTCGGGCTGCCGGACGCGCCCGACGAGATCTATGCCTCGATGGGCAACTACGTCTTCACCACCCGGACGCTGATCGAGGCGGTGGAGCGCGACGCCGAGGACAAGACCAGCAAGCACGACATGGGCGGCAGCATCATCCCGATGCTGGTGGAGCGCGGCGAGGCCAACGTCTACGACTTCCGTGACAACGAGGTGCCGGGCAGCACCGATCGGGACCGGGGCTACTGGCGGGACGTGGGGACGCTCGACTCGTTCTACGACGCGCACATGGACCTGATCAACGTCCATCCGGTGTTCAACCTCTACAACTTCGACTGGCCGATCTACACCGAGCAGCCGCCGTACCCGCCGGCCAAGTTCGTGCACCAGTGGGGGGAACGGGTCGGCCGGGCGGTCGCCTCGATGGTCTCGCCCGGCGCGGTGATCTCCGGCTCGCTCGTGGAGAACTCGATCGTCGCGCCGAAGGTCAAGGTGCACTCCTGGGCGCACGTGGACGGCGCGGTGCTGATGGAGGGCGTCGAGATCGGCCGGCACGCGGTGGTGCGCCGGGCCATCCTGGACAAGAACGTCTACGTGCCGGAGGGCGCGGAGATCGGCGTGGACCTGGAACGGGACCGGCAGCGCTACACGGTCTCCGACAACGGCATCGTGGTCATCGGCAAGGGACAGAAGGTGGAACCTTGA
- the glgA gene encoding glycogen synthase — MTDSAPLRVDLLTREYPPEVYGGAGVHVEYLARELRRITEVRVHCFGATRTEPGVRAYADPPTLAGTNAALRTMGVDLEMAAGCAGADVVHSHTWYANLAGHTAKLLYGVPHVVTAHSLEPLRPWKAEQLGGGYALSAWCERTAYESADAVVAVSAGMRRDVLAAYPAVDPDRVKVIYNGIDTAQYAPDPGTDVLTRLGIDPALPSVVYVGRITHQKGLPHLLRAARELPPETQLVLLAGAPDTPEIAAEVECLVAELRSGRSGVVWVAEMLPKSEVIQVLTHATIFVCPSVYEPMGIVNLEAMACETAVVATATGGIPEVVADGETGLLVPIDQATDGSGRPLDAARFEADLADRLNTLLADPERAATLGRAGRRRAVEHFSWDAIARQTLDLYGSLVV; from the coding sequence ATGACCGACTCCGCCCCCCTTCGCGTCGACCTGCTCACCCGGGAGTACCCGCCGGAGGTCTACGGCGGTGCCGGGGTCCACGTCGAGTACCTGGCCCGGGAACTGCGCCGGATCACCGAGGTCCGGGTGCACTGCTTCGGCGCGACGCGTACCGAGCCGGGCGTCCGGGCGTACGCGGACCCGCCGACCCTGGCCGGGACGAACGCCGCGCTGCGGACCATGGGCGTGGACCTGGAGATGGCCGCCGGCTGTGCCGGCGCGGACGTGGTGCACAGCCACACCTGGTACGCCAACCTCGCCGGACACACCGCGAAGCTGCTGTACGGGGTGCCGCACGTGGTGACCGCGCACAGCCTGGAGCCGCTGCGACCGTGGAAGGCCGAGCAGCTCGGCGGCGGCTACGCGCTCTCCGCCTGGTGCGAGCGCACCGCCTACGAGTCGGCCGACGCGGTCGTGGCGGTCAGCGCCGGGATGCGCCGGGACGTGCTGGCCGCGTACCCGGCGGTGGACCCGGACCGGGTCAAGGTGATCTACAACGGCATCGACACCGCGCAGTACGCCCCCGACCCCGGCACCGACGTGCTGACGCGACTCGGCATCGACCCCGCGCTGCCCAGCGTGGTCTACGTCGGGCGGATCACCCACCAGAAGGGCCTGCCGCACCTGCTGCGCGCCGCCCGCGAACTGCCGCCGGAGACGCAGCTCGTGCTGCTGGCCGGCGCACCGGACACGCCGGAGATCGCCGCCGAGGTGGAGTGCCTGGTCGCCGAGCTGCGGTCCGGCCGCTCCGGGGTGGTCTGGGTGGCCGAGATGCTGCCCAAGTCCGAGGTGATCCAGGTGCTCACCCACGCCACCATCTTCGTCTGCCCGTCGGTGTACGAGCCGATGGGCATCGTCAACCTGGAGGCGATGGCCTGCGAGACCGCTGTGGTCGCCACCGCCACCGGCGGCATCCCCGAGGTGGTCGCCGACGGCGAGACCGGCCTGCTCGTCCCGATCGACCAGGCCACCGACGGCTCGGGCCGACCGCTGGACGCCGCCCGCTTCGAGGCCGATCTGGCGGACCGGCTGAACACGCTGCTGGCCGACCCGGAACGCGCGGCGACCCTCGGGCGGGCCGGGCGGCGGCGCGCGGTGGAGCACTTCTCGTGGGACGCGATCGCCCGCCAGACGCTCGACCTGTACGGCTCGCTTGTGGTGTAA